The Carassius carassius chromosome 5, fCarCar2.1, whole genome shotgun sequence DNA window TTGTTCCCTTTTCAAGATCTTGCTCATCATAAGTGGCTACTTTCAGAGTGATCTTCTGTTCTAGTGTTTTAAAAACCTCTGATACACTTTGATGGCCAAATCAAACGTCTGTAGCAAATGGTTTCATTATGTGCTTCTTTGCAATACCTTTCTCATGGAAAATGTCATGTCCTGTTTCCAGTTCCCACTGTTGATGTGTTCCAAGTGTCTTCAAAAGACAGATTTGGACTTGGACATCAGTTGAAAAAGTAGGAAACTACTGGAAATTGTTTTCTAGCCTTATATAGGGTTTTCTAGTGTCATTAAACTTCATGAGGGTGTCGTTTCTTGGCAGGGTAATGCAAACCTTTGTCACACAGCAGTGGAAGTGTCAGAGCAAAGATAAACTCATCAGCCCACACAGTAAAAAGCAAAACGAGAGGAAGGTGAAGTCTCCCCTGCACATTTTTTCAACTCTACGcaggtaagaaaaaaaatcactccaCTACACCAGTACTGGACAATTTATTTCCTACAGCATAGTCCTGCGTTTTATTTGTAGCTCTTCATACCCAGGACCAAAGAAATTTTCACCAATTTGAATGGTAACATTTAactaaaaacacacattaaaactcTTCAActctttatagattttttttcttctgtttttactgtttttattgcttTGTGCATGCTATTACATAACAGTTTTTCAAacattgaatcattatttatgaTTAAGTTTTAACCAGTCTTAACCTTACTCTTAAACTTGCTTGTGTGCTCTTCTGTGGTTCATCTGTTTGACTGGGTTTCTACAATTATGAAATTTTGTGTCTTgcaaaaattaattgtaattccAATATAAGGCTTCTTTTGAATAACCATCTATAGAAAATATGTTTTCTGTCCTCTGTTTTACTGGTGTAAATTTGTCTGTCAATCAGAATACAATATAGGAGTAAATTTGGTGATAattttttcaatacatttcaCATTTGGTGTGATTGGGCTAAACTTATGCCTTCAAGACCAGCATTTACTTTTATGTTAACAAGTGTGCCAGCTTCATGGTCTTCGTGAGCTTTTTAGACCAGCTGGAGAGTCTGAGATATATTCTAATGAATGACCTTATGATTATTCGATGGTTGGTTAGCAAACTGTTGGAACTGCTAACAAATCTGATGTTTCACTGCATAAAAAAAAGACTCCAAAAATCCCTGATGAAATTGACATTTGGTTTGGCATTTTAAAACCATAAAGAGGAAATCTTACCTGAATGTCTTACCTGTGTgttctttttaaatgaataataaaatgatcCAGAAATGAAATTTAAGATGCAGAAAAAAATGTGAAGCAATTTGTCAACAATGCTTAATGCTTTGTATCTCATTAACTCTGGCACAGCCTACTGTAATTCATTAGTGCAAAAAACATGCATTTCTACTGCAAACTATGCAGACCTCAACATGAAAAATGAAATGGTGTGAATCCGCCAATTAAGCATTCTGAAATGTGCAGGATTTGCACAAGCATAATTGCACAACATATTTCTGTGTTCCTTAATTCATGTTGTTTGATtaatgtgctgtgcttgtgcaaaCTCAGATCCCCCAGCTACCCTCCTCCTGGCTGTGTGAAGAGCAAAAAGAAGCTCAAACCAGAGCAGGATGGCATGTCGAAATCCCACCGTCTGTTACGGCGAACATGCTCCAGCACGGTGAAGCCAGAAATGGACGACTGCATCGGCAAGTCGCACAAGCTCCTGGGCCATTCCCTCTCCAGCGACCCGCGGATGGAGCAACATCAGCCCCTCAAGCAACCCCACCGGCTGCTGTCGAGGCCCTGCTCGACCGCTGTTAAACCGGAGGACTGCCCGCCGCCGCGGCCTCATCGGTCGAGCGCGGCAGAGCCTCGTTGTGAACAAGCTGCTGGCAGTAGCGATGGCGGTGCTTTGAAGCCCCACCGGCTCTTGGGCCGCTCCTGCTCGGGCAGCGTGCGGACTGAAGAGCTGGATGGCCTGAAGCACCACCACCGTCTGCTCAGCAGGTCCTACTCCAGCAGCACCAAGATGGGTAAAAACGACATCTTTAAAGAGCCTGTCACTGAGAGCAGACGCCTTTCCCTTACCTCAGGGCTAATCGGCATCCTGGCCCCATCACTCTCTTCCACACCTCAGGTAAGGATGTTTCCCATAGGCTGCTTGGGATTTTGTTGTATGAAAGTAGTTTCTTGGATTACATAATAAATTACACACTTGATGTGTGTTTTGGAAatgaaagtattatttaaaaGGCACTTATTATGCCCCTTATTACAAGCTGTATTATgagtctcaggtgtccccagaatgtgtctgaagATTCAGCTAAAAatagatcatttattatatcattttgaaaatgcctattttgagtggaagcagaaacatgctgttttcgtgcatttatctttacatgcaaatgagctgctaCTTCCAGCCCACTTTTCCAGTGCCTTTACAGCTTCTGTCTCAGAACATCTGTTTGGTATTTATGTCCATCGTGCTGAAGTCATGCGTTTTAAAGCCTGATATAGTTTAAACTTATAATATATGGTACTGTGCGCGCACATTCTGTGAACAGCTTGATCTGTGACACTGCTTATGATTTATCTGGATCTGGATCacacagatccttcagtgtgtcttggaggggtgatgtttcaaggtcacaccaccttgctacaggggttcctcaaggctcagtacttggaccacttctcttctccatctacatgacatcattaggatctgtcattcagaagtatggcttttcttatcactgctacgctgatgacacccaattctacctctcattccaaccagatgacccgacagtagctgctcgcatttcagcctgtcttgagtgacatctctagctggatgaatgaccatcaccttcagcttaaccttacgaagacagaactcctggtgattccagctaacccattgcttcatcacaacttctctatacagctgggctcatcaaccattactccttcgaggacagctagagacctaggagttgtgatggatcatcagttaagcttcacagaccacattgctacaacttcccggtcctgcaggtttgccttatacaacattaggaagattagacccttcctgtcagagcaagcaacccaacttcttgtccaagctcttgttctctccagactggactattgtaatgctctcctggcgggccttcctgcatgtactgtcaagcctctgcaattgatccagaatgcagcagcgagggttgtcttcaatgagccaaaaaaagctcacgttactccgttcctcatcaggttacactggctaccagtagctgctcgcatcaaattcaaggtactgatgctagcctacaagacgaccactggcacggcaccaacttacctaaactcattggttaaatcttatgtgccctccagaagtttgcgctctgcaagtgaacgacgccttgtggtaccatcccaaagatgttcaaaatcactctcacggaccttttcctggactgtgcccagctggtggaatgacctcccaatctcaattcgtacagctgagtctttactcattttcaagaaacatctaaagactcatctttttcgcctgcacttaaccaactaacactagcacttttccttttctcgtcttttaattttataaattaaaaaaaaaaaaacctacctatgcgttctatactagactaactgagacttgtcatggcacttgtatactgttgttgttctcttgttgacctgactgcttctactgttctcatttgtaagtcgctttggataaaaccgtctgctaaatgattaaatgtaaatgttatgggGATTAATAAATAGATGATAAATAGATAATAAAtaggatttttatcattatagggtggttgtgtacacacactgccaacacatgtTTATGTTCatacaacatgtaaaagtgaattttgctaATAGGTGCCCTTTCAAAGAATTTATTTActgcaaaaataaaagtaaacaatttcACAGTTAATTTGTATAACCAGGCTGAGATGAGAGAGTATAACAAGTTGAGGACaggacgattttttttttttttaaaagagagagagattcagtAGTTTTTTTCTTTCCCCATGAGTTAAATTTTTGGCTTGAGACATTGAAAACAGCTTTTGTGTACTTGGCTTGTGAATTTGGTTTGGAATGTAGAGGTTAGAgttcaaacttattttttttttctgttttctcgaGTAGCCAAACATCGGAGCCAAATCCATTCCAGTCAGAGACAGAGGTTTCCTtgttcaggtaaaaaaaaaacttaaaacaaaaaaactacacTTCCCCCTTTGCCTTAATTCATTATTCAAGCAGGATTTGAGGTCTGATTAATACAACTCTTTTACTTGCAAATACATTCTGAATCCTTTCCTGAAGCAAACTGAGCTTGAGGGCATGTGATTGTTTGCAGTAGTTGATATTCTCCAGTTATTAGTATTCTTATGACCAAAACTGAATGTGCAAGAAACATTTCAGGAAACATTCCTTTCAATTGTTTCAAACAtgatgaaaatatattatttttcagtgGACTATCCTTGTAATCTGAATTAGGGATTTGGTGGAGCTCTTCtggctgctgctgatgttgtattaGTATTATAGAGGGGAGCAATGTTACTGAACAGATGCTGTATGTGTTAACCTGATGTGTAATTGCAGACTATGGAGTATGCCGAGCAGCGTATACCTGTACTGAATGAGTTCTGTGTGGTCTGCGATGAACCTCATGTGTTCCAAAATGGACCAATGCTAAGAGTGAGTCTGATTGCTCTACTAGCAATCTTGGATTGATAGATGATGGGAATTCTTTGGATTAATTCTGGATTGCTTCTAATGATCTCATTTATGCGTGTCCTACAGCCcacagtgtgtgagagagagttatgTGTATTCGCCTTCCAGACGTTAGGGGTCATGAATGAGGCTGCTGATGAGATAGCCACTGGTGCTCaggtacacaaacaaacaaccaaaatAGACATTGTTGACTGTAAGCACTCATATAGTCAATCTGCACAGATGTTTCTAACCAAATGTCTTATGATTTCTGTTTGTGATTACAGGTAGTAGACCTACTGGTCTCCATGTGCCGATCTGCACTTGAGTCTCCAAGGAAAGTTGTCATTTTTGAGCCATATCCCTCTGTGGTGGATCCCAATGACTCACAAGCACTTGCCTTCAACCCCAGGGTACTTAAAACACTTAGAGCATTTAACTTTAGCTTGATCTGTCTCTCTAATGTAATCCTGCTATTCAGAAAGGAATATTACATTGATTGTTTGAGTTCTTCTTCAGAAAAAGGACTACGACCGAGTGATGAGAGCACTTGACAGTATCGCATCTATAAGAGAAATGACCCAGGTATCAAGTAGAATTTTCCAACaagagcatgttttttttttctctgattgtTGTATTGTTTTGAAGGCCATCAGTCAATTAAAATAGAGTgggtttaatcaaataaaaatatgatgtAAATGATTTAGAAATTTATTACGAGGTATTTTTAGAATaatttactaaattatttaatctaatgtaatatttcataaatggatcatatatattgtataataataaattgcattaaatagACAGCCCTAGTTGTTTACAATCTTACTACAATTGTTACAATTGCTATAACATATAATGCAATAACACGTTGACCATTGACATGCCTTCTGCACAGGCTCCATACCTGGAGATAAAGAAACAAATGGACAAGCATGATCCCCTGGCTCACCCACTGCTGCAGTGGTATGACAGAATGACATTTCAGTCATTATCTACTCCACTCCTGCATTTTAACGATGTGTAAATGTGATGGTGAGCTCTCCCAACAGCTCCGATTACATTGTCTTGGAGAGTGTGTACATCCATCTATATGATCATGTGATGAGCTATTACTCATTTATTGAAATACGTCTATAGTCCTGCAGTAGAGGGTTTCAAACCTAATGGGGAATATGACATGATTGATAAATCCATTTTCTTTACAGGGTGATTTCCAGTAACAGATCACACATAGTGAAGCTTCCTGTTACTAGAGTAAGTCTTGTATCTATTTTATTAAGCATTTGTAATGATGTCCTTGAATATTTCTGCTGTCAAATGCCATAAGAATGTGCACATTTCTGGAATCTAGATTAAGATGATCAGGGTTAGACTTTGGGTGTTCAACTTGAAGACGTCTTTGATCAACTTTTCAAGGAAACCGTAGAGATTGTGATCTGTCATGTCCTCATAATAATGTCAAAACTACAGCAATGACTGCCTACTAGTAGATGACTGTGGCTGGTCAAATTATATCACTTTATCATGTCTTTTATGCGTGctgacatataaaaaaaaaactttaagtaaGCTAGCATTagtagtgaaataaatcaaatcttAGTGTCAGGTTTTTCAACTTTCAAATAAGTCAAATTATGTAATGTGACTCATAAAATGCAGTCTACTGTGGgacatgctttattttaaaaagtgttattAAAAGCACACTAACTGGGAAACAACCTGTTCCTTAGATCTGTACATTCGACCTTAAAGAGACATCCTAATAAACCTTCTTCTGTCTGTGTCATAAATGttcatcaaagaacaaaagacagagaaaatcactcactactctTAACTAGATcactgtatgatttttttatgaatcagtgtttatttgtttCATACAGTATCTATGTTTCCATCTAAAGATTCAGATTAAACTTGTGCGCAAAActgaaatattgcataaaacatttgcaaataaagcaccatttccatccaacgagtcaaagagaacagaatcctcacttcctgcaaactggcactaaatatcactaagataactaggagaagccactgaatataataattttcatatatgaTAAATGACTTGCGCCTGATAGCGAGCAGACGAAACACAACAGATGCAGTCattgctttcggaggtggatgTCGTTTGGGATTGCAGTCATGTAagacaattatacagaaatactttgatgacagactttgctcaggcatttcagaatgaccaTAACAACATATAGATGCTGTGAACGAGATCGGTCCGCTGCTAGTCAGTTTATCCCGTCTCATAGCTCATGACTTTTTCAATGCGCATGGAGGAATTTATTTGGTAAATGTGTTTCTGTCGTTGTTTATGCACATTTTTCTTATTGGATAAAATGTTAATCCTTCTCAAATGTGCACATatgttttatgcacatttttagaatttatgcgCATCTTGGCATTTTTATCTTGCATTTTTTATGCGATATtccaaaatgtgcaaaaaaaaaaaatagatggatGGAAACATAGCAAGTGATACAGTGTTTTAAAGTAGGctttgttttccattttgtttgtttaatgcaaTACTGTGTTGTTAAAACAGATAAGCCATTGGCTTGTTCCAGTCTGTATATTCTCATTAGTAAATCTCAAAATTGGTAGATCGTGGTTTTGTGTGATCTGATCTTTTTGGGAAGTTTACCCATCCCTAGGTTAGACTAACTGGCATCACCTCCCTAAGAGAGAACCATGACTCCTTTAGAAACTATCTTTCAGTTCTTCTGTATTCCTGAAAAGTTTTAAATTCAGAGGAATTTTCGATATCTAAGTCTCAAGCAGAGAAAATTATTAAGGCTTAATGTCTCAAGTGTATGCTCTTACATCTTGTTTTTCTCACAACAGCAACTGAAGTTCATGCACACACTCCATCAGTTCCTTCTGCTCAGCAGTCCGCCAGCCAAAGAATCCAACTTCAGAGCTGCCAAAGGCCTCTTTGGGAGTACCTTTGCTTTCCAGTAAGTTCCATTTTAAACACTCAATACAGAATTTACCTAAGAATCTTCAAATCTGACCCACATCATTACAAACTCATGATTCATGACAAGGAAAATGTGTTTTATCTGGTCCCTAAGTaagtatattatagtatttttctATTCTTGCCATTTTTGGCAAACTATTGGCAGTTTTGTGTGTAATGTGAATCAGTCAGTCTATGAATGGTCTGTAGGTTTGTTGAACAAATGTTGTAGATGTCACAAGCCTGGTTTGCACTGCAAGACATAACAGAAAAGCAATAATTTCTTTCTTCAAATGTTTTATGGCATTGTGATTATGTCCACTAATAATTAATGTAAccccggaccacaaaaccagtcttaaatgtaCATTTCTGTTAATTGAGATTTATGAATCatttaaaagctgaataaataagctttcccttgatgtatggtttgttaagataggacaatatttggccaagatacaacaataggttactgtcgtaaccccggttctctgaaacatagagtggagagatccacctatgggaagggcatctgtacctgacctctgcagaagcatccaattGCACCAAGTCTGGCTAGAGAGACAGAAGCGCGCAGCCAATGCCAGGTAAGGCTGCGTCCCCTTACCTAAGGGCATATAATGGCTGTGGTGCTGCTATTCTCCAGTAAGTATATTCACTTCTCGTGCGGCAAGCGGGACAAAGCTGGTGGATCTCTCCACTCGATgtttcagagaaccggggttacgacAGTAATCTAAtgttctctttcatcatctcaTGTTCAAGATCCACCTATGGGAGAGACATGGACAGCTCCCCAATTGCCCAATACACTCACAGTAAGGTTCTGAAAGCCAGAGAAGGACGGTCGACCCCAAGGAGGCGGTGTCTGACATGTCCCATAATCATGAAACTTCAATGCTGATGCACACACATGACTGCTATGCACATGCAGCACAAGAAACATGTATGCAGCACACACATGATAATAACTCCAGCAACACCAATGTGCATATAAATACACCCAGAAAAGGAAATGCATGCTTAGTGACAGGAATGTGCATGCCCTGCCGGCCCATTCACTCCTTATTCGTTACTTTCAACGGGGTTGCAGGGAAGGGTTAAGAAGACCCCACCCCTAAAACCGAATGTGCTACCGAGGTTCTGGTGACATCCAGCCGGTAATAACGCACAAATGTATGAGGAGAAGCCCAACTGGCAGCGGAGCAGATGTCCTGCAGTGACGCTCCCCTAAACAAAGCCCAAGAGGCGGCTATGCccctcgtggaatgagctctgaTGCCCCTGGGGGCTGCACTCCCTTGGATTCATAAGCCAAAGCTATAGCATTCACAAGCCAATGTGAGAGACGTTGCTTAGATATGGGATTCCCTCCATGAGGGGGTGCCCATGAAATAAAGAGCTGGTCACTCTTCCCGAAAGTACTGGTCCTGGTCATATATGTCTGTAAAGCATGGACGGGACACAGAGCATTTAGCCTCTCATCCTCTGGGGAGGAAAAAGGTGGAGGGTGAAAAGCGGACAGCTCCAACACCTCCGAAGTGAACGCAGGGAAGCACTTCGGCATGAAGGCCGGATTAGGCTAAAGGGAAACCTTGTCTCCACTAAGAGACAATTTAGTGCACTAGGGATGAACCGAGAGTGCATGTAGCTCACTGACACATTTAGCCAATGCCAAAGCCAAGAGCAAAACTGTCTTGAAAGACAGCCCAGGGAAATACATCCCAGAGGCTCAAAAGTATATTGAGATAGAGCCTCCAGCACCATGGAGAGGTCCCACTCGGGAACAGTTTTCCTGATGACTGGCAAGGAGCGACGGGCACCCTTCATAAACCTGCGGATTAGAGGATGCTGCCAGACTGTTGAGCCCTCAAAACCCACATGACAGGCCGAAATCGCAGCCAAGTAGACCTTGATTGTGGAAAAAGACCTCCCTTTTTCCAATAGGTCTTGAAGGAAACACAAAATATcaggaactgagcactgataagatGTGAGACCACGCCCATCGCACCACCCTTCGAACACTTGCCACTTGCAGCTATACAAGGACCGCGTAGAAATGGCCCTGGCATTCATTCATTGTATTCATACTATTCATTGTATAGTAGCAATCACACGCGGCGAAAGCCCCAGTGTGCTTAAGTTTGTCCTCTCATGGGCCAGGCCACGGCTCGGAATATAACAGAGGGATTATCTCCGCCAGCCATGGTGCTTTGGGCCACCTGGGTGCTATTAGAATGAGAGACAGGCCCTGCTCTCTCACCTTGGCCAGTGTGGGAATTATCAGGCACAGGGGAGGAAAAGCATACAGCGGCACTCTGGGCCACGGCATCCACGTCCTTTAGCGAGAAGAACATAGGACAATGGTAGTTTTCGTGTGAGGTGAATAGATCTACGGTTGCCTGTCTGAATCTCATCCATAACATATCCACTATCTGTGGGTGAAGAAGCCAATCTCCATAGATTGGGTTTCCCCTCGATAGAAGATCCGCGCCTCTGTTTGGAATGCCCGGAACATGAGTCGCACTGGAGAGGCAGAAAATGATTCAGAGCCTTCCATACAGTTAGAAGCTCTAAATAAATGATGTGCGCTGAACGTAGTCTGCTCGGCCACAGATCGTTCACTGTTCTGTCCTCCTGGGTGGCGCCCCAGCCTGTTAAGGACGCATCTGTCGTCACAACTTTCCGCATCATAACCATCCCCAGAGGGGTTCCCTGTGCGTAAAAGTCTGCGCTCTTCCAGTGGCGCAAGGCTGCCGAGCAGGTGCGCGTCACTATTCCAGAGCGACAAATATCGCGCGTCGGGTTGAAATGTAGTTACAAAACCCATTTCATGAACGCTCTCATTCTCAGGAGTCCCAGCAGAACAACCTGGATAAATGAAGCCATAAGACCCTGCGGTTCTGGGACAAAAAGAGAGTCCGAAGGGCTCGTGGCCCGTGAACGCGGACTCGATGCCCCCATCAACCGAACATCAGCCAGGCCGCTTACGTTTCGAGTCGACGGGGGTGGGGTTAGATAGTCTTCCAGCCGCGGCGGGAGTTGATTTCCCCCAGCACTTAGCAGGCGGTGGATAATTCTGCCGTGGAGGGGCTTTGATACGGGGCCTTTCCTTGCCCTGGTGGAAATGTCGTCCCGTAGCAGGAGTGTTCGTTGGTCCGCCATCCTATGAAGGCATAACCTGAAGGCCTCATCCTCCTTTTTGTcgtcacactgttgttgcatcaatgCAACGGCGGGGCAGAAGAGAGCCCGGCCGGGCTCCACCGACGCGCCCGCGATGCGCCGCTTCTCGCTGTCAGGAAGGCCTGACAGGTTAAGCCACAGCGTGCTCTCCCACCACAGAAAGCGCCATAGAGCACCCTCAGGCTTGGACGGCCTGCCGAGCATTACGGAGGATGAGGTCCTTCACCGTGAGGATCTCCTTCCACAAGGGTAGAGAAGGAGTTCCCTTTTTTCCAACTGTTGCCCTAATTAGTCCAAAATCTCCGCCTGGTaagcggagaggagagaggagatgTTCAATGCTCTGACAGTCAAGGCAGTGGACCTGTATGCGGCCTGGTGAACCGAAGCAGAAAAACGGTCCATCTTGTTGGGCAAGACCGGCTTAGGGGGAGCGAGCAGCCCACTGTGACCTGGGTTAAGGTGCCTGGTGATGGAAGGCTTGATAGCGGGGGGGTCACCCATACCATGAGCTGCCATATCCTTTACCTCAAGGCCTGTAAGGCTGTGTTTGAAGTCGAGCGGGCTGCTCCAATTGTGCCTCATGTTCTTAGCGCACGCTGAAAGGAAGGGGAAGAGTTGTTTCCTTGGACCGGGAGGAGGTCCCAACACTTTTCCGTCGTAAATATCCCTCTCCTGGTCAGTGGCGCTCTGTGGAGCCGGCCACTCATTGTTGAGGCGAGTGGCCGCTCGCTTACAAACTTCCAGGAGGATGGACTGAGGCAGAGCTACGTGGACGCTAGCCTGGGCAACGCCAGAGGGCGGGATGGCCTCCTCGTCCTCTAAGACCCCAAGAAGGGCCGCATCATCCTCATCGCCAGAACCGGTTGGTTCGTCGGCGAGCATGAGGTTGCCCGCAAAGATGTCCTCTTCGGGGAATGAGGGATTGGGCTGGTCAGCCTAAATAAGTGAGGAGGAGCTCCGGGAGTCCCCCGGTAGACGGCGTAGTAATAGCTTCTTTGGCAGCATAAGTATGGCAAGTATAAAAAATCCGTGGCAGGCAGCCGTGGAAGGAGGAGCAGGTGAAAACGGCGAGAGTGTGGGCGGCTCTGAATGCAGAACACAGCAGAAGGCTGAAAAGACGACTGTCACGTCTGGCGGAGGCTGATCAGGCGATATGTCCTCCTGAAGACACGAAATGAGCAGCGTAATCCAACCGAACTGTGTCAGTGCAGAGATCGTGAGAAGCGAATGTCAACTGGAGAATAGCAGCGCCACAGCCGTTATATGCCCTAAGGTAAGGGGGCGGGGCCTTACCTGGCATTGGCTGCGCGCTTCTGTCTGTCTAGCCAGACTTGGTGCAAAtggatgcttctgcagaggtcaggtatggatgcccttcccataggtagatctcgaacacgagatgatgaaagagaactatttacaaatctggaatctgagggagaaaaaaagtccaaatactgagaaaatcacatttaaagttgtccaaattaagttcttagcaatgcatattattaaccaaaaattaggttttgatggttacagtaggaaatttacaaaatatcttcatggaacatgatctttacttaatatcctaatgattttaggCATCGATCATTTTAAcccaaacaatgtttttttggctattgctaaaaatataccccagtttgactttttgtggtccagggtcacaaatattctACATTTGGAAATACATTTCATTGTCACAATAAAAGGAATCCAGTTCCAGCTGTCTTAACTAGTTCAGTTGATTTTCAACTGTGCAGCAACTGTATTTGAAGGACTCATAGAATTCCAATCTGTCTTTTGCACAAATCTAATTAAAGCTACAGGCGTGAAGTCTCTTGCTGAGTTGAAAACACTGGTTGTTGATTTTCCAGATTTAAAAAGACAAACTGACTggctctttctccttctctctttcaGTGGATCACACATAGAAAACTGGCACTCCATTTTGAGGAATGGTTTGGTCGTGGCATCAAACACGAGGCTTCAGGTACTTGCATCTAATTATGATGCAGATGCATTACCCACGGTGTCTGGTTCTTTAAAGAGACTGATCATAAAAAGGGTTGAGGGGAAAGatgtttttatagaaaacaaGATGAGATGAAAGTGTGGATGAAGCAGGGTTTTTAAATAGTGGAAATAGATGTAGTAAGATGTAATAgtgtatacatacatgcataatgtattatgtaaacCTCTTAAACATCCAAGCAGACTGATGTACACTGACCTTTTTACACCACATCTCTAAATTTATGTAAGAAAGAACTTAAGAGGTTTATTCACTGGATGTTTCttacaacaaaatataaaatttaaatgtctttaaatccAGTTGTGTGTACTGTATGAGATTAGTGAGATTAtttctgcaaaaatatttcaccaaacatattttataattaattaatgcaattgtatgtgtgtgtgtgtgtgtgtgtgtgtgtatgtgtaaagacctctaacactagcttgctctattcttttttattctatctgttttcttaatattatattatttaaaaacccatgctaggtgtactgtgttaacctaactgagacttgttatagcacttatatatcattgctctttttgttgtttttgattgcttccactgtcctcatctgtaagtcgcctaggataaaagcgtctgctaaatgaataaatgtaaatgtaaatgtacatat harbors:
- the LOC132141102 gene encoding protein mono-ADP-ribosyltransferase PARP8-like — translated: MGMCSRQERIQKDVDIVIQRCKAEKDCLFSDFRFSDSTFTFTYSKGPKRVSYSVHVSDDYPDNTYVSNSENNDEVLVTRDPIPVIFHRIATEIRINNDATSCLSIRSKLQTDKNVCHYAIEEDSEGDNDSEEFYYVGQVNYDGELHKHPQLEADLAAVRDLYGHHAVSLREYGAIDDVDIDLHIDVTFLDEEIALAWDVIRSEPVIVRLHCSLTQYLNGPVPTVDVFQVSSKDRFGLGHQLKKVMQTFVTQQWKCQSKDKLISPHSKKQNERKVKSPLHIFSTLRRSPSYPPPGCVKSKKKLKPEQDGMSKSHRLLRRTCSSTVKPEMDDCIGKSHKLLGHSLSSDPRMEQHQPLKQPHRLLSRPCSTAVKPEDCPPPRPHRSSAAEPRCEQAAGSSDGGALKPHRLLGRSCSGSVRTEELDGLKHHHRLLSRSYSSSTKMGKNDIFKEPVTESRRLSLTSGLIGILAPSLSSTPQPNIGAKSIPVRDRGFLVQTMEYAEQRIPVLNEFCVVCDEPHVFQNGPMLRPTVCERELCVFAFQTLGVMNEAADEIATGAQVVDLLVSMCRSALESPRKVVIFEPYPSVVDPNDSQALAFNPRKKDYDRVMRALDSIASIREMTQAPYLEIKKQMDKHDPLAHPLLQWVISSNRSHIVKLPVTRQLKFMHTLHQFLLLSSPPAKESNFRAAKGLFGSTFAFHGSHIENWHSILRNGLVVASNTRLQLHGAIYGIGIYLSPLSSISFGYSGMNKKQQKVASKDETAANKSNINLQSQRKGQNPQFLQSRNLKCIALCEVITSPDLHKHGDIWVVPNTDHVCTRFFFVYEDGQVGDTSINTQDPGIHREILRVIGNQTATG